A window of the Artemia franciscana chromosome 3, ASM3288406v1, whole genome shotgun sequence genome harbors these coding sequences:
- the LOC136025325 gene encoding uncharacterized protein LOC136025325, which produces METAAPMRSVAISDYKREAYYGPPAPPVYAPNLPLPAPKYSPPAPALPIPAPVYTPPAPPLYAPPTPPVYAPPPPPPAYTPPAPPAYIPPPPPAPPVYAAPAASKYIPPPPPIPPVYAPPAPPKYVPPPPPVPPIYTPQAPPTYIPPLPPAPPVYAPPAPPVYAPPTPPAYAPPAPPSPPALEAPVYAPPAPPTYNVPPPPSAYTPPPYEPPVYAPSAPTYAPPAPLFTPPAPPVYEPPSYTLPAPPAYTPPMYEPPVYAPPAPPAIPPPVYEAPAYAPPAPPVYAPPTYDVPTYAPPAPPMYEAPLYNPPVPEYAPPPAYATYEAPAYPAPPPAYAPPAYPAYK; this is translated from the exons ATGGAGACCGCAGCGCCAATGAGGTCGGTAGCTATATCTGACTACAAGAGAGAAGCATATTATGGACCACCAGCCCCGCCTGTGTATGCTCCAAACTTGCCATTACCAGCTCCAAAATACTCTCCACCAGCTCCTGCACTTCCGATACCTGCTCCAGTATATACTCCACCAGCACCACCTCTATATGCCCCGCCAACACCCCCTGTGTACGCTCCACCACCACCACCGCCTGCTTACACTCCACCTGCACCACCTGCGTACATTCCACCACCACCACCTGCACCCCCTGTATATGCTGCACCAGCAGCTTCTAAGTATATTCCACCACCTCCACCTATACCCCCCGTGTATGCTCCACCAGCCCCTCCTAAATATGTTCCACCACCTCCACCTGTGCCCCCTATTTATACTCCACAAGCACCCCCTACATATATTCCACCACTACCACCTGCACCTCCCGTATATGCTCCACCTGCACCTCCTGTATATGCTCCACCTACACCTCCTGCATATGCTCCACCAGCACCACCTTCTCCTCCAGCCCTGGAAGCTCCTGTATATGCACCACCAGCACCTCCTACATATAATGTGCCACCCCCACCCTCTGCATATACTCCCCCACCATATGAGCCCCCTGTGTATGCTCCTTCCGCTCCAACATATGCTCCACCTGCACCTCTGTTTACTCCACCTGCACCACCAGTTTACGAACCTCCTTCATACACTCTACCAGCCCCACCTGCATATACCCCTCCAATGTACGAGCCTCCTGTATATGCTCCACCAGCCCCACCTGCAATTCCTCCTCCAGTATATGAGGCTCCTGCATACGCTCCACCAGCACCTCCTGTATATGCACCTCCCACATACGATGTACCCACGTATGCTCCGCCGGCTCCGCCAATGTACGAGGCTCCTTTGTACAATCCACCTGTGCCTGAATATGCTCCTCCCCCAGCGTATGCCACCTATGAAGCTCCTGCTTATCCG gcaCCCCCTCCAGCATATGCACCCCCCGCGTATCCTGCTTACAAATGA
- the LOC136025324 gene encoding uncharacterized protein LOC136025324, giving the protein MSKKMSRTLFQLYLSGIMALALCAPPSAREESRTSINQAQILNQINHVNDDGLYTFVYEARNGNFKAKETMKLTSTDGNFSPDTDKNGIQGTLDNIIPNLMAVLKPTLLAPVVVPSPVHAAALVPHQQDEPNPTLVASVVVAAPVHTATPVPHQQQIAPIFTHARQTSDTNDQSDPNGIIKQHPQVYQFSFVAPTQNTKIEHLNQARTLLHTLPQLAIGQFQSHSFQPQSFYFGPQFTSFN; this is encoded by the exons ATGTCAAAGAAAATGTCCAGAACACTT TTTCAGTTATACCTGTCAGGTATTATGGCCCTTGCTCTGTGTGCTCCACCAAGTGCTCGTGAAGAATCACGCACATCAATAAATCAAGCTCAAATATTGAACCAAATTAACCATGTCAATGATGATGGTTTATATACCTTTGTCTATGAAGCTCGGAATGGTAATTTCAAG GCCAAAGAAACAATGAAACTAACTAGCACCGATGGAAACTTCAGTCCTGATACTGACAAGAACGGAATTCAAGGAACCTTAGACAATATCATTCCTAATCTTATGGCAGTATTAAAACCTACCCTATTAGCTCCAGTTGTCGTTCCTTCACCTGTTCATGCAGCAGCACTAGTGCCTCATCAGCAGGACGAACCAAACCCTACCCTAGTAGCTTCAGTTGTTGTTGCTGCACCTGTTCATACAGCAACACCAGTGCCTCATCAGCAGCAAATAGCTCCTATCTTTACCCATGCTCGACAAACATCTGATACAAATGATCAGTCTGACCCCAATGGAATCATCAAGCAACATCCACAAGTATATCAGTTCTCTTTTGTTGCTCCTactcaaaacacaaaaatcgaACACCTGAATCAAGCTCGTACTCTACTTCATACCCTTCCCCAGCTTGCAATCGGACAGTTCCAGTCTCATTCTTTCCAGCCACAATCTTTTTACTTTGGCCCACAATTTACTTCATTTAATTAG